A genome region from Triticum aestivum cultivar Chinese Spring chromosome 2B, IWGSC CS RefSeq v2.1, whole genome shotgun sequence includes the following:
- the LOC123041935 gene encoding vacuolar iron transporter homolog 5, protein MAVNNTKLAAVADAENPAVMCGDVDDSVSQSSIDFAGRANWLRAAVLGANDGLVSTASLMLGVSAVKPEARAMVVSGFAGLLAGACSMAIGEYVSVCSQRDMEIAELDQAGKRGGEEEKALPSPAQAAAASALAFSVGALLPLLAAGFIVGYNLRVAVVVVVATLALAAFGCVGAVLGRAPVARSCARVVVGGLAAMAVTFGFMRLFRASGV, encoded by the coding sequence ATGGCCGTGAACAACACCAAGCTGGCCGCCGTGGCGGACGCAGAGAACCCGGCCGTCATGTGTGGCGACGTGGACGACTCCGTCTCCCAGTCATCCATCGACTTCGCCGGCCGCGCCAACTGGCTACGCGCGGCGGTGCTGGGCGCCAACGACGGGCTGGTCTCCACAGCCTCCCTCATGCTCGGCGTCAGCGCCGTCAAGCCCGAGGCGCGGGCCATGGTCGTGTCCGGGTTCGCGGGACTACTGGCCGGGGCGTGCAGCATGGCCATCGGAGAGTACGTGTCCGTCTGCTCCCAGCGGGACATGGAGATCGCGGAGCTGGACCAGGCCGGAAAGCGTGGCGGCGAGGAGGAGAAGGCACTGCCAAGCCCGGCACAGGCCGCCGCGGCCTCCGCGCTGGCTTTCTCCGTCGGGGCGCTCCTACCGCTGCTGGCTGCTGGGTTCATCGTGGGTTACAACCTGCGGGTGGCCGTGGTGGTCGTCGTGGCGACGTTGGCGCTGGCCGCGTTCGGATGCGTGGGCGCCGTGCTGGGGCGGGCCCCCGTGGCGAGGTCGTGCGCGCGGGTGGTGGTGGGCGGACTGGCTGCCATGGCCGTCACCTTTGGGTTCATGAGGCTCTTCCGAGCCAGCGGCGTATGA
- the LOC123041936 gene encoding probable xyloglucan endotransglucosylase/hydrolase protein 25, translating to MALATEGLLASLSALALMIAAWASPVAGGRPADQLQILWGQTQVLNDGNGDQTIELMLDHAMGSAFKSKTSYLFARIDVDIKLIPRNSAGTVTTIYMISEKDWKTHDEIDLEFLGNATGQPYTLHTNIFANGEGGREVQYRLWFDPTQDFHTYSIVWNTDEILILVDGVPIRQFKNHWDAGVPFPVYQPMRLFGCLWNADDWATQGGRVKTDWSQAPFIAYFRNYTASGCAPTAGGSWACDQNPSGSGSSSGWMDRARGGGRLDDDVKQQQQLREVQGKYMIYNYCTDEKRFPNGFPKECGLA from the exons ATGGCGTTAGCTACGGAGGGCCTCCTAGCCAGCCTATCGGCTCTTGCGCTGATGATCGCCGCCTGGGCCTCTCCAGTGGCCGGTGGTCGCCCGGCGGACCAGCTACAGATACTGTGGGGGCAGACGCAAGTGCTCAACGACGGCAACGGCGACCAGACCATCGAGTTGATGCTGGACCACGCCATGGGGTCGGCCTTCAAGTCCAAGACCTCCTACCTCTTTGCCAGGATCGACGTGGACATCAAGCTCATCCCCAGGAACTCCGCCGGCACCGTCACCACCATATAT ATGATCTCGGAGAAGGACTGGAAGACCCACGACGAGATCGACCTCGAGTTCCTGGGCAACGCCACCGGCCAGCCCTACACCCTGCACACCAACATCTTCGCCAACGGCGAGGGCGGCAGGGAGGTGCAGTaccgtctctggttcgatcccacCCAGGACTTCCACACCTACTCCATCGTCTGGAACACAGACGAGATCCT GATCCTGGTGGACGGCGTGCCGATCCGGCAGTTCAAGAACCACTGGGACGCCGGCGTGCCTTTCCCGGTGTACCAGCCGATGCGGCTGTTCGGGTGCTTGTGGAACGCCGACGACTGGGCGACCCAGGGTGGGCGCGTCAAGACGGACTGGTCGCAGGCGCCGTTCATCGCCTACTTCCGGAACTACACCGCCTCCGGATGCGCGCCCACCGCCGGCGGCTCGTGGGCGTGCGACCAGAACCCCTCCGGTTCCGGCTCCAGCTCCGGCTGGATGGACCGGGCACGGGGAGGAGGGCGGCTGGACGACGAcgtgaagcagcagcagcagctgaggGAGGTGCAGGGCAAGTACATGATCTACAACTACTGCACCGACGAAAAGAGGTTCCCCAATGGCTTCCCGAAGGAGTGTGGGCTGGCTTAg